The following proteins are encoded in a genomic region of Entelurus aequoreus isolate RoL-2023_Sb linkage group LG01, RoL_Eaeq_v1.1, whole genome shotgun sequence:
- the LOC133646678 gene encoding indian hedgehog B protein-like isoform X2: MYNFLRLSRTCFMPLLFLSHFVHHTFNVRECTKRCKDKLNSLAISVMNLWPGVRLRVTEGWDEDGHHSEESLHYEGRAVDITTSDRDRNKYAMLARLAVEAGFDWVYYESKAHIHCSVKSDHSVAAKSGGCFPGDALVTVENGSQTLMRDLRAGERVLALFASATGAELVYSQVLTFLDRDPTARKLFYTVRTEDGARLSLTAAHLLFVTQTNCSEGASPAHAALSAVYARDARPGRCVLVTGGRSRLSRITRVTVTTRWGAFAPLTAQGTVVVGGVAASCYAVVDQHSLAHRAFSPLRLMHSWTGTSGYRGDGVHWYAALLHWLGGILLDSGQLHPLGVTPARR; this comes from the exons CGCTGCAAGGACAAGCTGAACTCTCTGGCCATCTCTGTGATGAACCTTTGGCCCGGGGTCCGTCTGCGGGTCACAGAGGGCTGGGACGAGGACGGCCACCACTCCGAGGAGTCGCTTCACTACGAGGGTCGAGCGGTGGACATCACCACCTCGGATCGGGACAGGAACAAGTACGCCATGCTGGCTCGACTGGCCGTGGAAGCGGGCTTCGACTGGGTCTACTACGAGTCCAAGGCTCACATTCACTGCAGCGTCAAGTCAG ACCACTCTGTGGCGGCCAAGTCTGGAGGTTGTTTCCCCGGCGACGCCTTGGTCACCGTGGAAAACGGCTCGCAAACGTTGATGCGCGACCTGCGAGCTGGCGAGCGAGTCCTGGCCTTATTCGCCAGCGCCACTGGTGCTGAACTGGTGTACAGCCAGGTCCTCACCTTCCTGGACCGGGACCCGACCGCCCGCAAGCTTTTCTACACGGTCCGGACGGAGGACGGTGCCCGCCTCTCGCTCACGGCCGCCCACTTGCTGTTTGTGACACAGACTAACTGCTCGGAGGGGGCGTCGCCCGCCCACGCCGCCCTGAGTGCGGTGTACGCTCGCGACGCCCGGCCAGGCCGGTGCGTGCTGGTGACTGGCGGCAGATCGCGTCTTTCTCGTATCACTCGGGTCACCGTGACGACGAGGTGGGGTGCGTTCGCCCCCCTGACCGCGCAGGGAACAGTGGTGGTGGGCGGGGTGGCGGCGTCCTGTTACGCGGTGGTGGACCAGCATTCCTTGGCTCACCGGGCCTTCTCGCCGCTCAGGCTGATGCACAGCTGGACTGGCACCAGCGGTTACCGTGGCGATGGGGTCCACTGGTATGCTGCACTTTTACACTGGCTGGGGGGGATTTTGCTGGACTCGGGACAGCTCCACCCGCTTGGTGTGACTCCAGCCCGCAGGTGA